The following coding sequences are from one Capsicum annuum cultivar UCD-10X-F1 chromosome 3, UCD10Xv1.1, whole genome shotgun sequence window:
- the LOC107862250 gene encoding geranylgeranyl diphosphate reductase, chloroplastic, with translation MASIAIKTFTGLRQSSPENNTITLSKPLLSGQPHRRLRINASKSSPRVTGRNLRVAVVGGGPAGGAAAETLAKGGIETFLIERKMDNCKPCGGAIPLCMVGEFDLPLDIIDRKVTKMKMISPSNVAVDIGQTLKPHEYIGMVRREVLDAYLRGRAADAGAAVLNGLFLKMDMPKAANAPYVLHYTSYDSKTNGAGEKRTLEVDAVIGADGANSRVAKSINAGDYEYAIAFQERIKISHDKMKYYENLAEMYVGDDVSPDFYGWVFPKCDHVAVGTGTVTHKADIKKFQLATRLRADSKITGGKIIRVEAHPIPEHPRPKRLQDRVALVGDAAGYVTKCSGEGIYFAAKSGRMCAEAIVEGSENGKRMIDESDLRKYLEKWDKTYWPTYKVLDILQKVFYRSNPAREAFVEMCADEYVQKMTFDSYLYKKVAPGNPIEDLKLAVNTIGSLVRANALRREMDKLSV, from the coding sequence ATGGCTTCCATTGCTATCAAAACCTTCACCGGTCTCCGTCAATCCTCGCCGGAAAACAACACCATTACTCTCTCTAAACCCCTCCTTTCCGGCCAACCCCACCGTAGGTTACGTATCAATGCTTCAAAATCCAGCCCAAGAGTCACCGGCCGCAACCTCCGTGTTGCGGTGGTTGGCGGTGGTCCTGCTGGTGGCGCCGCCGCTGAAACACTCGCTAAAGGCGGAATTGAAACGTTCTTAATAGAGCGTAAAATGGATAACTGCAAACCCTGCGGTGGTGCTATTCCGCTTTGTATGGTGGGGGAATTCGATCTTCCTCTTGATATCATCGACAGAAAAGTTACCAAGATGAAGATGATTTCTCCATCCAACGTTGCTGTAGATATCGGACAGACATTAAAGCCTCACGAGTATATCGGTATGGTGCGCCGCGAAGTACTCGATGCTTACCTCCGTGGCCGTGCTGCCGACGCCGGAGCTGCCGTTCTCAATGGCTTGTTTCTCAAAATGGACATGCCGAAAGCCGCGAATGCACCTTACGTTCTTCACTACACATCGTACGATTCCAAAACTAACGGCGCCGGCGAGAAACGTACTCTCGAAGTTGACGCCGTTATCGGTGCTGACGGCGCAAATTCCCGTGTGGCGAAATCCATAAACGCAGGTGACTACGAGTACGCCATCGCATTCCAAGAACGTATCAAAATTTCGCACGATAAGATGAAGTATTACGAGAATCTAGCTGAAATGTACGTCGGAGATGACGTTTCCCCTGATTTTTACGGTTGGGTTTTCCCCAAATGTGACCATGTTGCCGTTGGCACCGGCACAGTTACTCACAAAGCTGACATTAAGAAGTTCCAGCTAGCAACAAGGCTCCGAGCCGATTCGAAAATCACCGGTGGGAAAATCATCCGTGTTGAAGCTCACCCAATTCCCGAACACCCAAGGCCAAAAAGATTGCAAGACAGAGTTGCCTTAGTCGGAGATGCAGCAGGGTACGTAACCAAATGCTCCGGCGAAGGTATCTACTTCGCTGCGAAGAGCGGACGTATGTGTGCGGAAGCAATTGTTGAAGGATCAGAAAATGGGAAGAGAATGATTGATGAGAGTGATCTGAGGAAGTACTTGGAGAAATGGGACAAGACATATTGGCCAACATACAAGGTTCTTGATATATTGCAGAAGGTATTTTACAGGTCGAATCCGGCGAGGGAAGCTTTTGTAGAGATGTGCGCAGATGAGTATGTGCAGAAGATGACATTTGATAGCTATTTGTACAAGAAAGTGGCACCAGGGAACCCCATTGAAGACTTGAAGCTTGCTGTGAATACTATTGGAAGTTTGGTGAGGGCTAATGCACTAAGAAGGGAAATGGACAAGCTCAGTGTATAA
- the LOC107862248 gene encoding malate dehydrogenase, chloroplastic: MAATAATTLSVGSTTSLGCKGSSISQSKAFGVKFNSKNNLRTFSGLKAATNVSCEAESSFLGKESVAVLKQSFTPKAQKENKEYGNIVQPQASYKVAILGASGGIGQPLALLVKMSPLVSELNLYDIANVKGVAADLSHCNTPSQVSDFTGAAELANCLKGANVVVIPAGVPRKPGMTRDDLFNINANIVKTLVEAVADNCPDAFLHIISNPVNSTVPIAAEVLRRKGVYDPKKLFGVTTLDVVRANTFVAQKKNLRLIDVDVPVVGGHAGITILPLLSKTKPSTTFTDEEVQELTVRIQNAGTEVVEAKAGAGSATLSMAYAAARFVESSLRALDGDSDVYECAFVQSDLSELPFFASRIKLGKDGVEALISSDLQGLTEYEQKGLDALKPELKASIEKGIGFVQKEPVAA, from the coding sequence ATGGCAGCAACAGCAGCAACTACTCTCTCAGTTGGCTCAACCACATCTCTGGGCTGCAAAGGGAGCTCAATATCACAATCAAAAGCCTTTGGTGTGAAATTCAACTCCAAAAACAACCTTAGGACTTTCAGTGGTTTGAAGGCTGCGACAAATGTAAGCTGTGAAGCAGAATCGTCCTTTCTTGGGAAAGAAAGTGTTGCAGTCCTTAAACAATCTTTTACTCCAAAGGCCCAAAAAGAAAACAAGGAATATGGTAATATTGTTCAGCCTCAAGCATCTTACAAAGTTGCTATTCTTGGAGCCAGCGGTGGTATTGGGCAACCTTTGGCTCTTTTGGTGAAGATGTCACCATTAGTTTCAGAGCTGAACCTTTATGATATAGCTAATGTCAAAGGAGTTGCGGCTGATCTTAGTCACTGCAATACTCCCTCCCAAGTTTCCGATTTCACGGGAGCCGCTGAATTGGCCAACTGCTTGAAAGGTGCAAATGTGGTGGTCATACCTGCTGGTGTTCCTAGAAAGCCTGGTATGACACGTGATGACCTGTTCAACATTAACGCAAACATTGTGAAAACATTGGTTGAGGCTGTTGCTGATAACTGCCCTGATGCATTTCTCCACATCATTAGCAATCCAGTCAACTCCACAGTGCCGATTGCGGCAGAGGTGTTGAGGCGAAAGGGTGTTTATGATCCTAAAAAACTTTTTGGTGTTACAACCCTAGATGTTGTCCGGGCAAACACATTTGTAGCTCAGAAGAAAAATTTGAGGCTTATTGACGTGGATGTCCCAGTTGTGGGCGGCCATGCTGGTATTACCATATTGCCTTTGTTATCAAAGACAAAACCATCAACTACATTCACTGACGAAGAAGTACAGGAGCTAACTGTGAGGATTCAAAATGCTGGCACAGAAGTTGTGGAGGCAAAGGCTGGTGCAGGGTCTGCTACACTTTCCATGGCTTACGCAGCAGCAAGATTTGTTGAGTCCTCACTCCGTGCACTTGATGGAGATAGTGATGTCTACGAGTGTGCTTTTGTGCAGTCTGACCTATCAGAGCTTCCATTCTTTGCTTCTAGGATTAAATTGGGAAAGGACGGAGTTGAGGCTTTGATTTCATCTGACCTTCAAGGATTGACCGAGTATGAACAGAAAGGTCTGGATGCTTTAAAGCCAGAATTGAAGGCTAGCATTGAGAAGGGTATAGGTTTTGTTCAGAAAGAACCTGTAGCTGCTTAG